From the Bacteroidales bacterium genome, the window TGTAGCGGAATTAATGCTCCGCAGATACTCCTCCAGGGTCGATTCTGAAATCACCACCTTTCCGGCCAGCGATGAGGCGTGCATCATATGGATCCGGCCGTCTGTCCGGATCAGTAGTACCACATGCTGAATGGCGATGCCGTCAATGCTGGTAGTGATCCCGGCGATATCGCCGTCCATCAGCCTGCTTTCCACCTCCGGCAGATTGCTTTCAGGAATGTAGAACAGTTCCCTGGCCGATATTTCTTTTTCCTGTTCAGCCATCACTTCTGCCATCCGGGCATCCTCTTTTAATTGTACATAACTATCGGGATGGCTGCTCATAAAATTGATCTCTTTGGGGAAAGGCGTCTGAGCAATCTCTTCAGAGATATCCTCGATCAGTTTCTTCTGCTGATTGTTGTAAATCCAGTCACAAAAATAGTGCAGCCTGGAGGGGTAGCCGTCCAGGATACCGTCCCGGTAACGTATGCCTTGTAATTCTGCGGTAAATTGTTCGAAGCTTGGCTTTCCGCTTCGGATGGTTCTGGAGATCGCCAGACAGTTTTCCGCGTAGGTGGTGCAGTCCATCTCCCGTAAATTGATAAGCAGCTGCTCTTCCTCTTTTTCCAGGGTATGGGCCACATAGGGCGTTCCCAGAAAAAAGCGCCCCACTTTTATCATCAGATCCGCCAGAGTGGCCTCCTGACCGGCGGAGCAGAGGTCCAGAACCTGTTCCAGAATCTGCTGATCTGCAGGTGTAAAAATGATCTTTCCCGAATCAGGGGCCGGATTTTTTGGTGCGGGTTGACAGGAATACAGGGAGGCAAGGGCCAGCAGCGCCCAGAGGTGTATTTTCATCGTGTGCGGATTATTTCTCAAATATACTTTTTTCAACTGGTATTTTTTTAAATGCTATTTTTACAGGAAAGAAAGGATATAAGATGGACAGATCTCGTCGAATTTGGATGGTTTTGCTCCTGGCCGCGGTGCTCCTGGGAGCGTGTACCTCAGAGACCTCAAAAAGGGTTTCGGAATTAAATACCCTGCTGGATCAGCTCAGACAGGAGTATGTCCCTGATGACCGCATCCAGTGGTGGGAGCTAAGTGCGGAGGACCAGGATGGAAGTCTTGTGGTGCTGGGAGAGCTTAGCAGCAGGGAGACTTATGAGGCCGTGGTCCGGGAACTGGAAAGCCGTTATCCCGAAATAAAATTTGAAGTGGTCCTGCTTTCGGAAGAGGATCCGGGCCCGGCGGTAAATGCCCTGGTCAACAATTCAGTGATCCATTTGCGCCGGGAACCCAGCAGCACCAGAGAGCTGGTTACCCAGGCCTTGCTGGGGGCCCCGGTGCGCATCCTGAAATCGAGGGGTGGGAAAAGCCTGGTCCAGGTTCCGGACGGGTATATGGGCTGGGTGAACAGCGCTGAAGTGCATCCCCTGGACCGGGAGGGCCTGGAGGCCTACAGGGAGGCTGAAAAGGTCATTTTTAACGCCCAGTATGGCCTGTCGTACAGCGAAGCAGATGAAGCTTCCATGCCGGTGAGCGACCTGGTTATCGGAAACATCCTGAGCAAAGTCACTGAGCAATCCGGATTTACCCGGGTTGAGTACCCCGATGGACGCCAGGGCTGGGTCAGGAGCAAAGAGCTGGTCCCCGCAGAAGAGATCTTTTACAAGGAACCACTTCCGGAGATGCTGGTGAAGACGGCATTGAGATACCATGGAATCCCCTACCTCTGGGGAGGGACCTCCTCGAAAAACATCGATTGCAGCGGACTGGTAAGCAACGTCTATTTTCTGAATGGAATTCAGCTTCCGCGGGATGCAGATATGCAGGCCCTGATCGGCAGGGAACTGGGCACCGTATTTGTGCCGGACGGTCTGGAGCCCGGGGACCTGCTGTTCTTTGGACGGAAGGCCACGGAGGAAGAAAAGGAGAATGTGACCCATGTGGCCATGTATATCGGAAAGGGTGAGTATATTCATTCCGCCGGTTACCACGAGCGGGTCAGCATCAACAGCATGGACAGCACCCGCGAACATTATATTGAAACTTACCCGGAGATTTTCGTCAGGGCGGTCCGCCTCCTTGGGGAGGAATACGAGGGTTTTCAGCCCATATCGGAGAACAGCTTCTATAAAGAGATAATCGCCAGCAAGGAATGAAACACAAGAGAAGAAACTTCCTGAAAAGCATGGGGATGGCCTCGCTGGCCACCACCCTTCCACTGACCGCCTGCCAGAAGAGCGGGGGGACTGCAGCTCCGGCTGTGATTGGCAATGGGAAAATGAAACTGACATTCAGGCCCTATGAATTGCAGCTCCGCCACACTTTTACGGTGGCCGGAAACTCCAGGAACACCACTCCGGTGGTACTCACCGAAATTGAGTATGAGGGACTGACCGGCTACGGGGAGGCATCCATGCCGCCCTACCTGGGGGAATCGCAGGCCTCGGTGCTCAAATTCCTGAACAAGGTGGACCTGGAACAGTTTAAGGATCCTTTTATGCTGGATGATATCCTGGCCTATGTGGACTCCTTGGAGGAAGGGAACCGTGCGGCCAAGGCCTGTGTGGAT encodes:
- a CDS encoding DUF1460 domain-containing protein; protein product: MKIHLWALLALASLYSCQPAPKNPAPDSGKIIFTPADQQILEQVLDLCSAGQEATLADLMIKVGRFFLGTPYVAHTLEKEEEQLLINLREMDCTTYAENCLAISRTIRSGKPSFEQFTAELQGIRYRDGILDGYPSRLHYFCDWIYNNQQKKLIEDISEEIAQTPFPKEINFMSSHPDSYVQLKEDARMAEVMAEQEKEISARELFYIPESNLPEVESRLMDGDIAGITTSIDGIAIQHVVLLIRTDGRIHMMHASSLAGKVVISESTLEEYLRSINSATGIMVARPL
- a CDS encoding C40 family peptidase; translation: MDRSRRIWMVLLLAAVLLGACTSETSKRVSELNTLLDQLRQEYVPDDRIQWWELSAEDQDGSLVVLGELSSRETYEAVVRELESRYPEIKFEVVLLSEEDPGPAVNALVNNSVIHLRREPSSTRELVTQALLGAPVRILKSRGGKSLVQVPDGYMGWVNSAEVHPLDREGLEAYREAEKVIFNAQYGLSYSEADEASMPVSDLVIGNILSKVTEQSGFTRVEYPDGRQGWVRSKELVPAEEIFYKEPLPEMLVKTALRYHGIPYLWGGTSSKNIDCSGLVSNVYFLNGIQLPRDADMQALIGRELGTVFVPDGLEPGDLLFFGRKATEEEKENVTHVAMYIGKGEYIHSAGYHERVSINSMDSTREHYIETYPEIFVRAVRLLGEEYEGFQPISENSFYKEIIASKE